One part of the Vicia villosa cultivar HV-30 ecotype Madison, WI linkage group LG6, Vvil1.0, whole genome shotgun sequence genome encodes these proteins:
- the LOC131615202 gene encoding uncharacterized protein LOC131615202, which produces MANNNTPSPDPFILEQLIEDSNRELTNRRRQERAFAGQRQQIQHIQHVHGLQQVQNVEQTHPEGQVQNGEDGQTRPQTEPDQLQVVNETDTRDGQPASSFTHTSGRRRSRSPDEEEQINIPEGADPTAILLLKELQKTNRLIRQKDDRIHDLERKRRYRSPQRRRHRSRSYSSSRSPPRRSRKRSPSRSRSPSRRNRRQRSYSRSPPRKTRKNQKPETTEAKSLSPEQEHRGPSKAVQKVREHSPKDNRKISGKARTKSQRGRHSNSPEPSDEEDFRSPLSEQIRRVRLPRGMEKPPALDHYDGTTDPDDHIRSIEAVMDYHVPLHRVSSATEIRSKS; this is translated from the exons ATGGCCAACAACAACACACCTAGTCCTGATCCCTTTATCCTGGAACAACTGATTGAAGATTCCAACCGCGAACTGACGAACCGCCGTCGGCAGGAACGTGCTTTTGCCGGACAGAGGCAACAGATTCAGCACATTCAACATGTGCACGGCCTTCAACAAGTCCAGAACGTCGAACAAACCCATCCTGAAGGACAAgttcagaacggggaagacggGCAGACCCGGCCCCAGACTGAACCAGACCAGCTCCAAGTGGTGAATGAAACTGATACCCGAGACGGGCAACCCGCTTCCTCGTTCACCCACACCTCTGGCAGACGAAGAAGCCGTAGCCCGGACGAGGAGGAACAGATCAACATTCCCGAGGGCGCTGATCCGACTGCCATTCTCCTACTCAAAGAGCTGCAGAagaccaaccgcctcatccgCCAAAAGGACGACCGCATCCACGAcctggaaaggaagcgacgataTCGCTCCCCCCAACGGAGACGCCATCGGTCACGTTCCTATTCCTCTTCGCGGTCTCCCCCGAGGAGAAGTCGCAAGCGCAGTCCATCTAGGTCTCGCTCCCCCTCGAGAAGAAACCGGCGCCAGCGGTCttattcccgctctccacctcGAAAGACTCGGAAGAATCAGAAACCGGAAACCACTGAAGCCAAGAGTCTCTCACCCGAGCAGGAGCACCGAGGCCCCTCCAAAGCCGTGCAGAAAGTCCGCGAGCATTCTCCAAAAGACAACCGCAAAATCTCGGGCAAAGCACGCACTAAGTCCCAGCGGGGCAGACATTCAAACTCCCCTGAACCTAGCGACGAAGAGGATTTCCGCAGTCCCTTGTCCGAGCAAATCCGGCGTGTTCGTCTTCcccgggggatggaaaaaccaccagcCTTGGACCACTATGACGGGACCACCGACCCCGATGACCACATAAGGAGCATCGAAGCTGTCATGGACTACCATGTG CCACTTCACCGCGTCTCGTCGGCAACCGAAATCAGAAGCAAATCTTGA
- the LOC131613047 gene encoding E3 ubiquitin-protein ligase PUB22-like: protein MDHDEIDVPTYFLCPISLEIMKDPVTVSTGITYDRESIEKWLFSRNNKTCPITKQQLSDYTDLTPNHTLRRLIQAWCTLNASQGIERIPTPKPPINKIQISKLIKEASHSNLTIQIKCLKKLRSFASGSETNKRCMEDAGVVEFLASIVINNSSNIDSTALLLSETNVNPIDEALSILHNLHVSEAGLKNLLALNNSEFIESLTKVMQKGFFESRAYAVFLLKSMTEVAEPVQLLHQKTALLVELVQVLKDQISQKVSKAALQTLIHLCPCGRNRIKGVEAGTVPVLIELLLENCKDRKPNEMMLVLLECLCQCAEGRAELLRHGAGMAVVSKKILRVSSVANDRAVRILLSVSKFSATHNVVQEMLKLGVVAKLCLALQVDCGSKTKEKAREILKMHARVWRDSPCIPSNLLSSYPNYI from the coding sequence ATGGATCATGATGAGATTGATGTTCCTACCTATTTTCTCTGCCCCATATCATTAGAAATCATGAAGGATCCAGTAACTGTCTCAACCGGCATAACCTACGACCGAGAAAGCATCGAAAAATGGCTATTCTCAAGGAACAACAAAACATGTCCGATCACCAAACAACAGCTATCAGATTACACCGATCTAACACCAAACCACACACTTCGAAGACTCATTCAAGCATGGTGTACACTAAACGCTTCACAAGGAATCGAAAGGATCCCAACTCCAAAACCACCGATCAACAAAATCCAAATCTCGAAACTCATCAAAGAAGCTTCTCATTCAAATCTCACCATTCAAATTAAATGTCTCAAAAAACTTAGATCATTTGCTTCTGGAAGTGAAACAAATAAACGTTGCATGGAAGATGCTGGTGTTGTTGAGTTCTTAGCTTCTATTGTGATAAACAATAGTAGTAACATCGATTCCACGGCTTTATTATTATCGGAGACTAACGTTAATCCGATTGATGAAGCATTAAGCATACTTCATAACCTTCATGTATCTGAAGCTGGACTGAAGAATCTACTAGCTTTAAATAACAGCGAATTTATAGAATCTTTAACAAAAGTTATGCAGAAAGGTTTCTTCGAATCACGAGCTTATGCAGTTTTCTTACTAAAATCCATGACAGAAGTAGCTGAACCAGTGCAGTTACTCCATCAAAAAACCGCGTTATTAGTCGAACTGGTGCAAGTTTTGAAAGATCAAATATCACAAAAGGTATCAAAAGCGGCACTTCAGACACTAATCCATCTCTGTCCATGTGGAAGAAACAGAATCAAAGGTGTTGAAGCAGGAACAGTTCCTGTCTTGATAGAACTTCTGTTAGAGAATTGCAAAGACAGAAAACCAAATGAGATGATGTTGGTTTTGTTGGAATGTCTCTGTCAGTGTGCAGAAGGAAGAGCTGAACTTTTGAGACATGGTGCAGGAATGGCTGTTGTTTCGAAGAAGATTCTTAGGGTTTCGTCGGTCGCCAATGATAGAGCTGTTCGGATTCTGTTGTCTGTTTCGAAATTCTCTGCAACTCATAATGTTGTTCAAGAAATGCTTAAGCTTGGTGTTGTTGCTAAACTGTGTTTGGCTCTTCAAGTTGATTGTGGAAGCAAGACTAAGGAGAAAGCTAGGGAGATTCTTAAGATGCATGCTAGGGTTTGGAGAGATTCTCCATGCATACCTAGTAATTTGCTTTCTTCATACCCTAATTATATCTGA